One Candidatus Glassbacteria bacterium DNA segment encodes these proteins:
- a CDS encoding PD-(D/E)XK nuclease family protein, with translation MNTLTSAIADFCRTHPADEKWLIAPTRRVGYQWIDSVAAGDCPVLNLHVRTLRGAAASLAAPRLESGGFEILNSRSALLLTGRLFQSRRTGEGGYLFSLRPTPALIARFSRLLEEFRLAGLKPDELAGRAFENGLKGRELSALLENYLEFLEREKLADYAGLLRMAAAELKRERANLPLLLLPEDSELTVMESGFLDSLPGGRVERLPVDSPAEGCGWEKEAGNDCRFRDSTVGTGAEIVRAVGPANEVRGVLRRIISAGIPLEQVELVHPDRETYPQLVYELLQESLPESLLRGDSLPVTFAEGVRSRLTRPGRLLAAWLRWVESGFAMQGIAEMVGEGLLLPPGSDDNQLPYAFLASQLESLPVGKGRDRWIRLLGQRVNNLGRRRKNDRGGVEPRQLEAARLLRDTVSSLLEISPESGGDEEQLVAGACRLIEDFAAHPTELDTYARRALLDRLTGLRDWRQVHGGGIEAAAYLAELAGEVPVMGNAPQPGKLHVAGIISGGHSGRPLSVVLGMDDTRWPPSGGQNPLLLDSERQRLSPGLATSLQRQQRAERELGLLLARLRGRVILSFSSSDPQDGRELFPAPALLPVYRSLCGDSGAGQKQLLESLAAPSSFAPPEAGMACRETDWWLARLLSNRSGESRTLLGEHFPHLVRGEEAVRARLSTSFGVYDGLLAEAGAELDPYSGDGPVLSASGLETLGACPRRYYYRYVLGLEEPCEPPPPSQWLDPAAAGQLVHQVLHRFLERLLEDGVLPENSPGQRELIAAIAAESLAEFRVEFPVPGEAAAQARRNWLLQACRVFLVEEAEYCTRHVPRWLETSIGLAAEGSDELGCDTPLPLALPGGTVRVRGRVDRIDSLKDDGNRFTVTDYKSGGTFSYSIPRPFNGGRRVQHALYLAMVQVRLDKLRPGAAADRFRYFFPAGGGRGEAVVWTAGDLRRGRELLDSLCGISRQGAFAASEDTADCRYCAYRKICGDVETQAAAQARKLEDPANDVLKNVRRVRTYD, from the coding sequence ATGAATACTCTCACCAGTGCGATCGCCGATTTCTGCCGCACGCATCCCGCCGATGAGAAATGGCTGATCGCGCCCACCCGCCGGGTCGGCTACCAGTGGATCGATTCCGTAGCGGCTGGCGATTGTCCAGTCCTGAACCTGCATGTCCGCACCCTGCGCGGCGCTGCCGCCTCGCTGGCCGCCCCCCGGCTCGAGAGCGGCGGGTTCGAAATCCTCAACTCGCGCAGCGCGCTGCTGCTCACCGGCAGGCTCTTCCAGTCCCGGCGCACCGGTGAAGGCGGCTATCTGTTTTCCCTCCGGCCCACTCCCGCGCTGATTGCCCGATTCAGCCGCCTGCTCGAGGAATTCCGTCTGGCCGGGCTTAAACCCGACGAGCTGGCGGGCAGGGCCTTCGAAAACGGGCTGAAAGGCCGGGAACTCTCAGCTCTGCTCGAAAACTATCTCGAATTCCTCGAACGCGAAAAGCTGGCCGACTATGCCGGGCTGCTGCGGATGGCTGCCGCTGAACTAAAGCGGGAACGGGCGAACCTGCCGCTCCTGCTTCTGCCGGAGGATTCCGAGCTGACTGTCATGGAAAGCGGGTTTCTGGACTCGCTGCCCGGGGGCAGGGTGGAGCGCCTGCCGGTGGACTCGCCCGCTGAGGGCTGCGGCTGGGAAAAAGAGGCGGGGAATGACTGCCGTTTCCGGGATAGCACGGTCGGGACGGGAGCGGAAATAGTGCGGGCGGTCGGTCCGGCCAACGAGGTCCGCGGTGTCCTGCGGCGGATAATTTCAGCGGGAATTCCGCTTGAGCAGGTGGAACTGGTCCATCCAGACCGGGAAACATATCCACAGCTGGTCTATGAACTTCTCCAGGAGTCCCTGCCGGAGTCTCTGCTGCGTGGCGACAGCCTGCCGGTTACGTTCGCCGAGGGTGTCCGGTCGCGGCTGACCCGACCGGGCCGGCTGCTGGCCGCCTGGCTGCGCTGGGTCGAATCGGGGTTCGCCATGCAGGGGATTGCCGAGATGGTGGGCGAGGGTCTGCTGCTGCCGCCCGGCTCCGATGACAACCAGCTCCCTTACGCTTTCCTGGCCTCGCAGCTCGAATCCCTGCCGGTCGGCAAGGGACGGGACCGCTGGATCAGGCTGCTCGGCCAGCGGGTGAATAATCTCGGACGGCGGCGGAAAAATGATCGCGGCGGTGTCGAACCTCGTCAACTGGAAGCGGCCCGGCTGCTGCGAGATACCGTTTCATCCCTGCTGGAAATCAGCCCGGAAAGCGGCGGCGATGAGGAACAGCTTGTCGCGGGCGCGTGCCGTCTGATCGAGGATTTCGCGGCCCATCCCACCGAACTCGACACCTATGCCCGCCGCGCCCTGCTGGACCGCCTGACCGGGCTGCGTGACTGGCGGCAGGTCCACGGCGGCGGGATCGAGGCGGCTGCCTACCTGGCCGAGCTGGCCGGTGAAGTGCCGGTGATGGGTAACGCGCCGCAGCCGGGCAAACTCCACGTGGCGGGTATAATCTCCGGCGGCCATTCCGGCCGGCCGCTGAGCGTGGTGCTGGGCATGGACGATACCCGCTGGCCTCCGTCTGGCGGCCAGAACCCGCTGCTGCTCGATAGCGAACGTCAGCGCCTCAGCCCCGGCCTCGCCACCTCGCTCCAACGCCAGCAGCGCGCAGAGCGCGAACTGGGTCTTCTGCTGGCCCGCCTGCGGGGACGGGTGATTCTCTCGTTCTCCTCCAGCGATCCGCAGGATGGCCGCGAGCTGTTTCCCGCTCCGGCGCTCCTGCCCGTCTACCGCTCGCTCTGCGGCGACAGCGGCGCGGGTCAGAAACAGCTGCTGGAGTCGCTGGCGGCGCCCTCCTCGTTTGCGCCGCCGGAGGCGGGGATGGCCTGCCGCGAGACCGACTGGTGGCTGGCCCGGCTGCTGAGTAACCGCAGCGGGGAATCGCGAACGCTGCTCGGGGAACATTTTCCCCATCTCGTGCGCGGGGAAGAGGCCGTCCGCGCCAGATTGTCCACGTCATTCGGCGTGTACGACGGGTTGCTCGCGGAGGCCGGGGCGGAACTCGACCCGTACTCCGGGGATGGGCCGGTGCTCTCGGCCAGCGGCCTGGAAACCCTGGGAGCCTGCCCCCGTCGCTACTACTACCGCTACGTGCTGGGCCTCGAGGAGCCTTGCGAACCCCCGCCGCCGTCCCAGTGGCTCGACCCCGCCGCCGCCGGCCAGCTGGTCCATCAGGTGTTGCACCGCTTCCTGGAGCGGCTCCTGGAGGACGGTGTCCTGCCGGAGAATTCCCCCGGACAGCGCGAGCTGATCGCCGCAATCGCCGCGGAATCGCTGGCGGAGTTCAGGGTCGAGTTCCCCGTGCCGGGCGAGGCCGCGGCCCAGGCGCGCCGCAACTGGCTGCTGCAGGCCTGCCGGGTGTTCCTGGTCGAGGAGGCGGAATATTGCACCAGGCACGTACCCCGCTGGCTGGAGACATCGATTGGACTGGCGGCCGAGGGCAGCGATGAGCTGGGCTGTGACACGCCGCTGCCGCTGGCGCTGCCCGGCGGGACAGTCAGGGTCCGCGGCCGGGTGGACCGGATCGACAGCCTGAAAGACGACGGGAACCGGTTTACGGTTACCGATTACAAGTCAGGCGGCACTTTCAGCTACAGCATTCCTAGGCCGTTCAACGGGGGGCGGCGGGTCCAGCATGCACTGTATCTGGCGATGGTGCAGGTCCGGCTCGATAAGCTCCGGCCAGGCGCCGCTGCCGACAGGTTCCGCTATTTCTTCCCGGCCGGCGGCGGACGCGGAGAGGCTGTCGTATGGACAGCGGGAGATTTGCGGCGGGGACGGGAACTGCTCGATTCACTCTGCGGGATCAGCCGCCAGGGAGCGTTCGCGGCCTCCGAGGATACAGCCGACTGCCGCTACTGCGCCTACCGGAAAATCTGCGGCGATGTCGAAACCCAGGCCGCGGCCCAGGCGCGCAAGCTGGAGGACCCAGCCAACGATGTGCTGAAGAATGTCCGCCGGGTGAGGACCTATGACTGA
- a CDS encoding DUF5060 domain-containing protein codes for MTRILTYAVLLAALTLSFSCGKEAFELDLPRTGEVRVPLYGLFETSVTNKSRYSNPFSDVTLNASFTSPSGRVVRFWGFYDGINLWRQRFMPDELGTWFYSLNFSDGWPGEVGSFECVEKGSLPGPWKQDPDNPRWLTDSHGEHFLPLAVFADCHLTPTDWRDMIAWCEARGYNTLVVPNFNTTVWGDGWGNRTAWATKPSEKAEFVKEDLHKIVNYQRFNLPMWREWDEMIRTAAAAGIYLGSFEGPCGKFGGQEKGKYPPDELVFEPRIHDRFDSETNISLMRYFLARQAAFWNVAYWSLGNTEVFDYCVDDKQEFLEYGRFFASLTPFGRMITAQDCEQWHNEDRRWLSELDIPDSRKLNTVQTAVGNYSNPEWQKASLNNALALDTWASPPESGGFPVIVTEGLWEGQARAEKPLKIIWSFYAAGAHTVWADWRYENNDHTYGSIGRSWAPAKPLERHLFGLRQLGADCVGDEQLALAAEHIKRYEYWKMEPHNELVQGGGEAYCLAEPGRQYMVYAPAGGKISLDLSEATGKLSARWFDPRDGSYGEPFTVSGGGVGTFTAPGAEDWVLSIGAGQ; via the coding sequence ATGACCCGAATTTTGACTTATGCCGTCCTGCTTGCCGCCCTGACGTTATCGTTTTCCTGCGGTAAAGAAGCATTCGAGCTTGATCTGCCGCGCACGGGCGAGGTGCGCGTGCCGCTCTATGGCCTGTTCGAGACCTCGGTTACCAACAAGTCCCGTTACAGCAACCCGTTTTCCGATGTTACGCTCAACGCCAGCTTCACCTCGCCGAGCGGCCGCGTGGTCCGCTTCTGGGGTTTTTACGACGGGATAAACCTCTGGCGGCAGCGCTTCATGCCCGATGAACTCGGCACCTGGTTCTACTCGCTGAATTTCAGCGACGGCTGGCCGGGCGAGGTCGGCAGTTTCGAGTGCGTGGAAAAAGGCTCCCTGCCCGGTCCCTGGAAGCAGGACCCGGACAACCCGCGCTGGCTGACCGACTCGCACGGCGAACATTTCCTGCCCCTGGCGGTGTTCGCCGATTGCCATCTCACTCCCACCGACTGGCGCGACATGATCGCCTGGTGCGAGGCTCGCGGCTACAACACCCTGGTCGTACCCAATTTCAACACAACTGTCTGGGGCGATGGCTGGGGTAACCGGACCGCCTGGGCCACCAAGCCATCGGAAAAAGCCGAGTTTGTTAAAGAGGACCTCCATAAAATCGTGAATTACCAGCGGTTCAACCTCCCGATGTGGCGCGAATGGGACGAGATGATCCGCACCGCCGCCGCCGCGGGAATCTATCTCGGTTCGTTCGAGGGACCCTGCGGCAAGTTCGGCGGTCAGGAAAAGGGCAAGTACCCGCCGGATGAGCTCGTGTTCGAACCCAGGATTCACGACCGGTTCGACTCTGAGACCAACATCTCGCTGATGCGCTATTTCCTGGCGCGCCAGGCCGCGTTCTGGAATGTGGCCTACTGGTCGCTGGGCAACACCGAGGTCTTCGATTACTGCGTGGATGATAAGCAGGAGTTCCTCGAATACGGCAGGTTCTTCGCCTCGCTGACCCCGTTCGGCAGGATGATTACCGCCCAGGACTGCGAGCAGTGGCACAACGAGGACCGCCGCTGGCTGAGCGAACTGGATATCCCCGACAGCCGTAAACTGAACACCGTCCAGACTGCGGTCGGCAACTACAGCAACCCGGAGTGGCAGAAAGCCTCGCTGAACAACGCCCTGGCGCTCGATACCTGGGCCTCGCCGCCGGAATCGGGCGGTTTTCCGGTGATCGTCACCGAGGGTCTCTGGGAGGGCCAGGCGCGGGCGGAGAAACCGCTGAAAATAATCTGGAGTTTCTACGCCGCCGGCGCGCACACTGTCTGGGCCGACTGGCGCTACGAGAACAACGACCATACCTACGGCTCCATCGGCCGCAGCTGGGCGCCGGCCAAGCCGCTGGAGCGCCACCTGTTCGGTCTCCGTCAGTTGGGGGCAGATTGTGTGGGCGACGAGCAGCTCGCGCTGGCGGCGGAGCATATCAAACGCTACGAGTACTGGAAGATGGAGCCGCACAACGAGCTGGTCCAGGGCGGCGGCGAGGCCTACTGCCTGGCCGAACCGGGCCGTCAGTACATGGTCTACGCCCCGGCCGGCGGAAAAATCAGCCTGGACTTGAGCGAAGCAACCGGCAAACTGAGCGCCCGCTGGTTCGACCCCCGTGACGGGAGCTACGGCGAGCCGTTCACTGTCTCCGGCGGCGGGGTCGGGACATTCACCGCGCCCGGCGCCGAGGACTGGGTGCTGAGTATCGGGGCCGGACAGTAA
- a CDS encoding helix-turn-helix transcriptional regulator, with product MPILINLDLMLVKRKMSLTELAGRVGVTIANLSVLKTGKARAVRFSTLEAICRELDCQPGDILEYTPDDHEPGD from the coding sequence ATGCCGATCTTAATCAATCTGGATCTAATGCTGGTCAAAAGAAAAATGTCCCTCACCGAGCTTGCCGGGCGCGTGGGGGTCACTATCGCCAACCTGTCGGTGCTCAAAACCGGCAAGGCCCGCGCGGTGCGGTTTTCCACCCTGGAGGCGATCTGCCGCGAGCTTGACTGCCAGCCGGGCGACATCCTGGAGTACACGCCGGACGACCACGAGCCGGGGGATTGA